ACGCGTTCCTCCGGGCGGTCATGGGCGGTGACATGGACGGGCTGCTGGAGATCCTGGATCCGGAGGTCGTCTGGCGTTCGGACGGCGGCGGCAAGGTGGCGGCGGCCCGGCTCCCGGTGCTGGGGAACGAGAAGGTGGCCCGCTTCGCCCAGCGGCTGGCCCGGGGCTTCGACCCGGCCACGATGCTGGTGCACCACCGCGACGTCAACGGCGCCCCGGGCCTGGTCATCGTCGACAGTGCGAGCGGGCAGGCCGTGGTCTTCGCGTTCTCCGTACACCAGGGTCTGATCACCGAGATCGACGCGATCGCCAACCCCGACAAGCTCCGCCACCTCGACCTGCCGAACCTGTGACCGGCATCACCGTCACATCTCGGGCCGCCGTGTCGTCCTCCTCGTGAACACCGACCGGCGAGGAGGCCGCCCATATGGAGAAGCAGCAGGTCCTGGTGCTCGGCGCGGGCTATGCGGGGCTGATGGCCGCCCTGCGGCTGGCCCCGCACACCCGCGTCACCCTGGTCGATCCGAGCCCCGCCTTCACCGAGCGGGTGCGGCTGCACGAGCGGGCCGCCGGACGGCCCGACATCACACATCCGCTCGACACGCTGACCCGGCGGGCCGGGATCGTCCACGTGGCCGCCCGCGCCACCGGGATCGATCCGGCCGCCCGGCGGATCACCACCGACGACGGCCGCGGGCTCGCGTACGACCGGCTGGTGTACGCGCTCGGCAGCCGCACCGCCGACCCCGGTGAGCGCGCCTACACCCCGGAGACGGCGGCCGAACTGCACAAGCGGCTGCTGGACGGCCCGGGTGAGCTGACGGTGGTCGGCGGGGGACTCACCGGCATCGAGATCGCGGCCGAGATCGCCGAGTCCCACGACGCCTGGAAGGTCCGGCTGATCACGGGCGAGGAGGTCGGCACGGGGCTGTCGGCGAAGGGCCGCGCCCATGTCCGTACGACGCTCACCGGGCTCGGTGTCCGGATCGAGGAGGGCCGCCGGGTGGCG
This genomic interval from Streptomyces asiaticus contains the following:
- a CDS encoding NAD(P)/FAD-dependent oxidoreductase, producing the protein MEKQQVLVLGAGYAGLMAALRLAPHTRVTLVDPSPAFTERVRLHERAAGRPDITHPLDTLTRRAGIVHVAARATGIDPAARRITTDDGRGLAYDRLVYALGSRTADPGERAYTPETAAELHKRLLDGPGELTVVGGGLTGIEIAAEIAESHDAWKVRLITGEEVGTGLSAKGRAHVRTTLTGLGVRIEEGRRVARPEDIDADAVVWATAMTANTALAEAAGITLDPAGRIRVDATLRSVSHPEIYAVGDAAAMATPAAGALRMACATALPSGSHAASSIIAETRGREPKPLRFRFVAQCVSLGRRDGLIQLVRTDDSPRETVLRGGTAARAKEQVVRATVRALRLAARRPGAVPLIPGVG